Proteins found in one Flavobacterium channae genomic segment:
- the rplU gene encoding 50S ribosomal protein L21, with product MYAIVEIAGQQFKVSKDQKVYVHRLASEEGTKVSFDKVLLLDDNGNVTLGAPAVEGASVEAKVLQHLKGDKVIVFKKKRRKGYKKKNGHRQSFTQILIEGISATGAKKKATKKADVEVAEVTEEVKPKAKATKKPKTEE from the coding sequence ATGTACGCAATCGTAGAGATAGCAGGGCAACAATTCAAAGTAAGCAAAGACCAAAAGGTTTATGTTCACCGTTTAGCTTCTGAAGAAGGAACAAAAGTTTCTTTTGACAAAGTTCTTTTATTAGATGATAACGGAAACGTAACTTTAGGCGCCCCAGCTGTAGAAGGTGCTTCAGTAGAAGCTAAAGTGTTACAACACTTAAAAGGTGACAAAGTAATTGTTTTCAAAAAGAAAAGAAGAAAAGGTTACAAAAAGAAAAACGGTCACAGACAATCATTTACTCAAATTTTAATTGAGGGAATTTCAGCTACAGGAGCTAAGAAAAAAGCAACTAAAAAAGCTGACGTTGAAGTAGCAGAGGTTACTGAAGAAGTAAAACCAAAAGCTAAAGCAACAAAAAAACCAAAAACTGAAGAATAA
- the rpmA gene encoding 50S ribosomal protein L27: MAHKKGVGSSKNGRESESKRLGVKIYGGQAAIAGNIIVRQRGSKHNPGENVYMGKDHTLHAKVDGVVKFQKKGENKSFVSVIPFEA, translated from the coding sequence ATGGCTCACAAGAAAGGTGTCGGTAGTTCGAAGAATGGTAGAGAATCAGAATCGAAACGTTTAGGCGTTAAGATTTATGGTGGTCAAGCTGCTATTGCTGGAAACATCATTGTTAGACAAAGAGGTTCGAAGCACAACCCAGGTGAAAACGTTTACATGGGCAAAGATCATACTTTACATGCTAAAGTTGATGGAGTTGTAAAATTCCAGAAAAAAGGAGAAAACAAATCATTTGTATCTGTAATTCCTTTCGAAGCTTAA